A genomic window from Montipora capricornis isolate CH-2021 chromosome 8, ASM3666992v2, whole genome shotgun sequence includes:
- the LOC138013709 gene encoding uncharacterized protein encodes MVHYCCAYDCYSNSTMEGLSWHGFPEDKKLIKVWISRIKRDPKKDFTLTKYSKPCSDHFREEDFVSPNANERYLRAGACPSIFSWTKQTPKRSLPEKRRKIEEMYVLLESELTETASKGEGEYVETGRENFVSRSIQCDIEIPCEHRFSVSVLRDLARTRDKEKKYFSHLTGFSSYEKFRRVLEFALPGGRRKNITYWNTKASKEHKIDTSLLFNSDQEAQSDDDDDDDDGSSTLETDARSSRDHVLSVEEEFLLVVMKLRLGLTNLDLAIRFNVAEAIISNTFISWLNLLFVQLGTLKIWPHRNVILEHMPKKFKEDYPNNIIIIDCSELKIQCSSSLVLQSQSYSNYKSTNTLKSLVGVDSMGGFMFVSQ; translated from the exons ATGGTACACTACTGTTGTGCTTATGATTGCTACAGCAACTCAACAATGGAAGGGCTTTCTTGGCATGGCTTCCCAGAGGACAAGAAACTCATCAAG GTATGGATCTCGAGGATCAAAAGGGACCCGAAGAAAGATTTTACCCTCACGAAATACTCAAAACCTTGTTCGGACCACTTCCGAGAAGAAGATTTCGTAAGCCCAAACGCTAATGAAAGGTATCTACGAGCTGGAGCTTGTCCATCAATTTTTAGCTGGACCAAACAGACTCCCAAGAGATCACTGccagaaaagagaagaaagattGAGGAGATGTATGTTTTGCTAGAATCGGAATTAACGGAAACTGCATCCAAGGGGGAAGGAGAATACGTTGAAACTGGTAGGGAGAACTTTGTCTCACGTTCCATTCAATGTGACATTGAGATACCTTGCGAGCATAGATTCTCAGTGAGTGTTTTGAGAGATCTAGCACGCACTagagacaaagaaaagaaatatttcaGCCATTTAACTGGGTTTTCCAGCTACGAAAAGTTCCGAAGGGTACTTGAGTTTGCTCTCCCAGGAGGACGCCGAAAAAACATCACTTATTGGAACACGAAGGCAAGCAAAGAGCACAAAATTGATACTTCGTTGTTATTCAACTCTGATCAAGAAGCACAaagtgatgatgacgatgacgatgatgatgggAGCTCGACACTAGAAACTGATGCTCGTTCTTCAAGAGATCACGTTCTATCTGTGGAAGAGGAGTTTTTGCTAGTTGTGATGAAACTTCGTTTAGGCCTGACCAATCTTGACTTAGCAATAAGATTTAATGTTGCAGAAGCGATAATAtcaaatacatttatttcatggTTAAATCTGTTGTTTGTTCAACTTGGTACCCTAAAAATCTGGCCTCACAGGAACGTCATACTTGAACACATGCCCAAAAAGTTCAAGGAAGATTATCCAAATAACATTATCATTATTGACTGTTCTGAGTTAAAAATTCAGTGTTCGTCCTCCCTTGTTCTTCAGTCTCAGAGTTATTCAAACTATAAATCTACGAATACATTGAAATCCTTGGTTGGAGTTGATTCCATGGGAGGCTTCATGTTCGTTTCGCAGTAG